The nucleotide sequence GTTTCATATTAACTCGTCGTTCTTTGGATGAAAAAGTGTGATATTCTCACCTTTAGGGAGTTAAAGAGCCTTGGGATTTAAAATTTGCGATGATTGCTTATTTTGTCGTTTGCTCCCTTGTGCCGTgtgttcatttaatttcttgtgtttGATTCTTGACTTGTTTTAATTGGTAAAGAAATCTGAACATGAGATTCAAGTGTAATTTTTCTATTCATGAACTGATTCCCTGAATGTTTTGATAGTATTATATTGATGCATGTTACTACCTTTAAAAGTTAGCCATGAATGTTATCAATGCGTTAATTATCTTGAATTTCAAACTGTCATATTATTCAGGTTGACCCTGATGAAGTGAATGCTCTAGCTCAGCTGATGACATGGAAGACAGCCGTAGCCGACATACCATATGGAGGAGCAAAGGGTGGCATTGGCTGCAATCCGAGGGACCTCAGTATCAGTGAGTTAGAACGGCTAACTCGGGTCTTCACCCAAAAGATTCATGATCTTATTGGCATTCAGAGAGATGTTCCTGCCCCCGATATGGGAACAAATGCGCAGGTACTGATTTGCCATTTAAGACTTGCATGTTTTAATCTGTTCGTCAATAAGTACCACGTCATTCTCATTGGTTCACTGTTTCACAGACCATGGCATGGATGCTTGATGAGTATTCAAAGTTTCATGGGCATTCTCCTGCAGTTGTGACTGGGAAGCCTATCGTAAGAATCAATCTTGCCCATGTACCCTCAAATACAAGCACATTTTCACTTGGATTTAGATATCGGTTTTGTTTGCTTTGGCCTGTAGGATCTTGGAGGTTCATTAGGAAGAGAGGCTGCAACTGGTCTTGGAGTGGTTTATGCGACAGAGGCATTATTTGCTGAACATGGGAAGACAATTGCTGATCATACATTTGTGATCCAGGTATCTCTTCCCCACTATCACAAGATGCTATAGCTTATGAATATGGATCTGAGTTCAATCATTGATCTAacttttattttaccttctccaGGGATTTGGAAATGTGGGAACTTGGGCTGCTAAGTGTGTTCATGAGAGAGGGGGTAAGGTGATAGCTGTGAGTGACGTCACAGGTGCTATTAAAAATCCAAATGGCATTGATATCCCTGCCCTTCTGCAACATAAGGAAGACAATGGAAACTTGAAAGACTTCCCTGGAGCAGATACCATGGACCCAGATGAATTGCTTGTTCATGAGTGCGATGTTCTTATGCCATGTGCCTTGGGTGGAGTTATAAACAAGTATATATCTATGTCAACCTATGCTTAGAAtttaaccaatttttttttcttggtcttgGTCTTGCAAGCGCACTAAGATTAAAATAGCACCTTCCTCATTTTAGTTTCTTATTCCCCTAAGCTTAAAAATCTTAGAAATTACATATTaagcttcttttttttctttgtattatTTTTAAGGGAAAATGCTGCAGATGTGAAGGCAAAATACATCATAGAAGCTGCAAATCACCCTACTGATCCTGAAGCTGATGAGGTTAATATAGTTCTAATATTTCTTTCAAGACATATATGTTAAACATGCATATTAGATCTTGAAAATATTTTGCTTTTG is from Arachis ipaensis cultivar K30076 chromosome B01, Araip1.1, whole genome shotgun sequence and encodes:
- the LOC107629158 gene encoding glutamate dehydrogenase A; translation: MNALAATNRNFQRAARILGLDSKLEMSLLIPFREIKVECTIPKDDGTLVSYVGFRIQHDNARGPMKGGIRYHPEVDPDEVNALAQLMTWKTAVADIPYGGAKGGIGCNPRDLSISELERLTRVFTQKIHDLIGIQRDVPAPDMGTNAQTMAWMLDEYSKFHGHSPAVVTGKPIDLGGSLGREAATGLGVVYATEALFAEHGKTIADHTFVIQGFGNVGTWAAKCVHERGGKVIAVSDVTGAIKNPNGIDIPALLQHKEDNGNLKDFPGADTMDPDELLVHECDVLMPCALGGVINKENAADVKAKYIIEAANHPTDPEADEILSKKGVVILPDIYANAGGVTVSYFEWVQNIQGFMWDEEKVNHELKKYMTKAFRDIKSMCKVHNCDLRMGAFTLGVNRVARATLWRGWEA